A genomic region of Gemmata massiliana contains the following coding sequences:
- a CDS encoding prolyl oligopeptidase family serine peptidase, with product MFALPRILAAALFATTTASLAIFPAGASRADGPKDNIADNVRPVPPVGNTIPDADADEIKKGLAELQQLIKDIGKHDLLPDVQVYEKAVRWALDYKEIYDGKGAKPATNVKKVLAAGLERAKQLKGGQAPWATQTGSVVRAYTSKIDGSVQPYWLIVPKDYDFTAKTKHRLDFWWHGRFENVVEAGFMANSPGTGGIIPAPGALILHPFGRFSNANKFAGEIDTFECLEHAKKHYCIDESRLVARGFSMGGAACWQYAVHYPTLWAANAPGAGFSETPEFLKVFQQEKLEPTWYEQKLWHMYNATDTAVNIFNLPTVAYSGEVDSQKQAADVMAREMKKVGLELTHIIGPKTGHSYEKGAKAEVNKQIDAFVEKGKPAKPSEIKFTTYTLRYNQCGWVEITGLEKHWSEAKVTGKTADGTYELTTRGVSAFNITTHERDIVVKIDGKTVLTEMGIPTDKPRVKRFVKVIGRWAVPGNLPDELKKAPGLQGPIDDAFMDSFVMVKPTGKAANEKIGAWVAKEMKHAVEHWQKQFRGGAPVKNDTEVTDADIKNSNLVLWGDPSSNAVLAKIADKLPVKWTNKGVVVGKDTYDAGTHVPVLIYPNPLNPKKYVVLNSGFTFREYDYLNNARQVSKLPDYAVIDVTTPPNSRYPGKVTRAGFFGEKWELLENDGK from the coding sequence ATGTTCGCGCTGCCACGCATTCTCGCCGCGGCCCTGTTCGCCACGACCACTGCCAGCCTCGCCATATTCCCGGCGGGCGCGTCCCGTGCCGACGGTCCCAAGGACAACATCGCCGACAACGTGCGCCCGGTCCCGCCGGTCGGTAACACGATCCCGGACGCCGACGCGGACGAGATCAAGAAAGGGCTGGCCGAACTCCAGCAGCTCATCAAGGACATCGGAAAGCACGACCTGCTGCCGGACGTGCAGGTGTACGAGAAGGCGGTGCGGTGGGCGCTCGACTACAAGGAAATCTACGACGGCAAGGGCGCGAAGCCGGCCACCAACGTGAAGAAGGTACTCGCGGCGGGCCTCGAACGGGCGAAACAACTCAAGGGCGGTCAGGCGCCGTGGGCGACGCAGACCGGGAGCGTGGTCCGCGCGTACACGTCGAAGATCGACGGCAGCGTGCAACCGTACTGGCTCATCGTCCCGAAGGACTACGACTTCACCGCGAAGACCAAGCACCGGCTCGACTTCTGGTGGCACGGCCGGTTCGAGAACGTCGTCGAAGCGGGGTTCATGGCCAACTCGCCCGGCACGGGCGGGATCATCCCGGCCCCCGGCGCCCTCATCCTGCACCCGTTCGGGCGCTTCAGCAACGCGAACAAGTTTGCGGGGGAGATCGACACGTTCGAGTGCCTGGAGCACGCCAAAAAGCACTACTGCATCGACGAATCGCGCCTCGTGGCGCGCGGGTTCAGCATGGGCGGGGCTGCGTGCTGGCAGTACGCGGTCCACTACCCGACGCTGTGGGCCGCAAACGCACCCGGCGCGGGCTTCAGCGAGACGCCAGAATTCCTGAAGGTGTTCCAACAGGAGAAGCTCGAACCGACGTGGTACGAGCAGAAGCTGTGGCACATGTACAACGCCACCGACACCGCGGTAAACATCTTCAACCTGCCGACGGTCGCGTACAGCGGCGAAGTCGATTCGCAGAAGCAAGCCGCCGACGTAATGGCGCGCGAGATGAAGAAGGTCGGGCTGGAACTTACGCACATCATCGGCCCGAAGACCGGTCACAGTTACGAAAAGGGCGCGAAGGCCGAGGTCAACAAGCAGATCGATGCGTTCGTCGAGAAGGGCAAGCCGGCCAAACCGAGCGAGATCAAGTTCACCACGTACACGCTCCGCTACAACCAGTGCGGTTGGGTCGAAATCACCGGACTGGAGAAGCACTGGTCCGAGGCCAAAGTGACGGGCAAGACCGCCGACGGTACCTACGAACTCACCACTCGTGGTGTCTCCGCGTTCAACATCACGACCCACGAACGGGACATCGTGGTGAAGATCGACGGCAAGACGGTCCTCACCGAGATGGGCATCCCGACCGACAAGCCGCGCGTCAAACGGTTCGTCAAAGTCATCGGGCGCTGGGCCGTACCGGGTAACCTGCCCGACGAACTGAAGAAGGCCCCCGGCCTCCAGGGGCCGATCGACGACGCATTCATGGACTCGTTCGTGATGGTCAAGCCCACGGGAAAGGCCGCGAACGAAAAGATCGGCGCGTGGGTCGCAAAAGAAATGAAGCACGCGGTCGAACACTGGCAGAAGCAGTTCCGCGGCGGCGCCCCGGTCAAGAACGACACCGAAGTTACCGACGCCGACATCAAGAACAGCAACCTCGTCCTCTGGGGCGACCCGAGCAGTAACGCGGTACTCGCGAAGATCGCGGACAAGCTGCCGGTCAAATGGACCAATAAGGGCGTGGTGGTCGGCAAGGACACCTACGACGCCGGCACACACGTCCCGGTGCTGATCTACCCGAACCCGTTGAACCCGAAGAAGTACGTCGTCCTTAATAGCGGGTTCACGTTCCGTGAGTACGACTACCTCAACAACGCCCGGCAGGTGTCGAAGCTCCCGGACTACGCGGTGATCGACGTCACCACCCCGCCTAACTCGCGCTACCCGGGCAAGGTCACACGGGCCGGGTTCTTCGGCGAGAAGTGGGAACTGCTCGAAAACGACGGGAAGTAG
- the efp gene encoding elongation factor P: MAATKMIDIRRGMVLNMEGTLFYCLDRDLNTPGNWRAILYLKLKNMTTGAITDERVHPDHKVDVVYLDTKDYTYSYKDGEDFVFVDKESFEPVTLSGDMVGDMMKYLRENDDVKITFYDGRALSMELPQTVTLKVTETEPGIKGATAAAQTKAATLETGLVIQVPSFIAEGELVVVQTEDGKYLRRSKEGK; the protein is encoded by the coding sequence GTGGCGGCGACGAAGATGATCGACATCCGGCGGGGTATGGTGCTGAACATGGAAGGCACCCTCTTCTACTGCCTCGATCGCGACCTCAACACGCCGGGGAACTGGCGCGCGATCCTGTACCTGAAGCTCAAGAACATGACCACCGGGGCCATCACCGACGAGCGGGTCCACCCCGACCACAAGGTGGACGTGGTGTACCTCGACACCAAGGACTACACGTACTCGTACAAGGACGGCGAAGACTTCGTGTTCGTGGACAAGGAGTCGTTCGAGCCGGTGACGCTGTCGGGCGACATGGTCGGCGACATGATGAAGTACCTGCGCGAGAACGACGACGTGAAGATCACGTTCTACGACGGCCGGGCACTGTCGATGGAACTGCCCCAGACCGTCACGCTGAAGGTGACCGAGACGGAACCGGGTATCAAGGGCGCGACCGCCGCGGCGCAGACCAAGGCCGCCACCCTGGAGACGGGGCTGGTGATCCAGGTGCCGTCGTTCATCGCCGAGGGCGAACTGGTCGTGGTGCAGACCGAAGACGGCAAGTACCTCCGCCGCTCGAAGGAAGGCAAGTAG
- a CDS encoding TIGR02996 domain-containing protein: MEHPDWSAFMAAILAAPDDDTVRLVAADFLEENGDPDRAAFIRVQCELARLEAGDAAKSPEADELRKKERAFLGPLSLFRPLWAAETCPELVRMTPPASAGPSLAMPQVEGAYRLTWERGFVSKVRCPAVEWLRHGVAIRARQPVHEVALTDCYRAARDTWYEHLDALRGLRFVELASGGGVTVEWLRSWLPESNVFVSPSTGAGYQSS, translated from the coding sequence ATGGAGCACCCCGACTGGTCGGCGTTCATGGCGGCAATCTTGGCCGCCCCCGACGACGACACCGTGCGCCTGGTCGCGGCCGATTTCCTGGAGGAGAACGGCGACCCGGATCGCGCCGCGTTCATCCGTGTTCAGTGCGAACTGGCGCGTCTCGAAGCGGGCGACGCGGCGAAATCGCCCGAAGCCGACGAGTTGCGGAAGAAAGAACGGGCGTTCCTGGGGCCGCTATCCCTTTTCCGGCCGCTCTGGGCGGCGGAAACGTGCCCCGAGCTGGTGCGCATGACCCCGCCGGCAAGCGCGGGGCCGTCACTCGCGATGCCACAGGTCGAAGGCGCTTACCGGCTGACGTGGGAGCGGGGGTTCGTCTCGAAGGTGCGGTGCCCGGCGGTGGAGTGGCTCCGGCACGGCGTCGCGATCCGCGCCCGCCAGCCGGTGCACGAGGTCGCGCTCACGGACTGCTACCGGGCCGCCCGCGACACATGGTACGAGCATCTCGACGCGCTCCGCGGGCTGCGGTTCGTCGAACTCGCTTCCGGCGGCGGAGTCACGGTCGAATGGCTCCGGTCATGGCTGCCGGAATCCAACGTGTTCGTGTCGCCGAGCACCGGGGCGGGCTACCAAAGCAGTTGA
- a CDS encoding LCCL domain-containing protein: MSDDSDLLGLDDLPDEARSAVDAAERAVAEVRERADYESAQIRAAAERECDAIRARAEAELAAVQHATTRELAPLVRGLLDQLRELQQRYAREGLLDEALAIRARVRQLRGDLLGVRPDPGTLTEFTPSDIGRTVLIEVTGRTDGNVWGTDVYTADSRLASAVVHAGVVRAGERGLVRVTILDGADLGYTGSARNDIISFDYATYPIGYRVERV, from the coding sequence ATGAGTGACGACAGCGACTTACTCGGTCTGGACGACCTGCCCGACGAGGCCCGGAGCGCAGTGGACGCGGCCGAACGTGCGGTCGCGGAGGTGCGCGAGCGCGCGGACTACGAGTCCGCCCAGATCCGCGCCGCGGCTGAGCGGGAGTGCGACGCGATCCGCGCCCGGGCCGAAGCGGAACTCGCCGCGGTGCAGCACGCCACCACGCGCGAACTCGCGCCGCTCGTGCGCGGGCTGCTCGACCAGCTCCGGGAGCTTCAGCAGCGGTACGCCCGCGAGGGATTACTCGACGAAGCGCTCGCGATCCGCGCCCGCGTGCGGCAATTGCGAGGTGACTTGCTCGGCGTGCGGCCCGACCCGGGCACGCTCACCGAATTCACCCCGAGCGACATCGGGCGCACGGTCCTGATCGAAGTGACCGGGCGCACCGACGGCAACGTGTGGGGCACCGACGTCTACACGGCCGATTCGCGGCTCGCGTCCGCCGTGGTCCACGCCGGCGTCGTGCGGGCCGGCGAGCGCGGGCTGGTCCGCGTCACGATCCTCGACGGCGCGGACCTCGGCTACACCGGCAGCGCCCGCAACGACATCATTAGCTTCGACTACGCGACCTACCCAATCGGGTACCGCGTCGAGCGCGTTTGA
- a CDS encoding phytanoyl-CoA dioxygenase family protein codes for MNTPNTFQTIPGQDDLHQIERDLSFHPCTNANPKVLTREQVEHFNRTGYILPLRIFSESEVAGLRTYFDNLLAKYMSEGKDSYSISSAHLRHGRVWDVLTNPRIVTIVSDLLGESVVAWGSHFFCKMPRDGKTVSWHQDASYWPLTPSKAVTVWLAIDDADRGNACMKYISGTQGLGHLTYQLSETDESNILNQTVPEVEKYGAPVFVELKAGEASLHSDLLLHGSDANTSDRRRCGLTLRYTPGDVRAYMGWHDKGVVVRGETPAHWNNRARPNEE; via the coding sequence ATGAACACCCCGAACACCTTCCAGACGATCCCGGGCCAGGACGACTTGCACCAGATCGAGCGCGATTTGTCGTTCCACCCCTGCACCAACGCGAACCCGAAGGTGCTTACGCGCGAGCAGGTCGAGCACTTCAACCGCACCGGGTACATTCTGCCGCTGCGCATTTTCAGTGAGAGCGAGGTCGCGGGGCTACGAACATACTTCGATAACCTGCTCGCGAAGTACATGTCGGAAGGCAAGGACAGTTACTCGATCAGCTCGGCGCACCTGCGCCACGGGCGCGTGTGGGACGTGCTTACGAACCCGCGGATCGTCACGATCGTGTCTGACCTGCTCGGCGAGAGCGTGGTCGCGTGGGGCTCGCACTTCTTCTGCAAAATGCCCCGAGATGGCAAAACGGTGAGCTGGCACCAGGACGCGAGCTACTGGCCGCTCACGCCGAGCAAGGCAGTCACCGTATGGCTCGCGATCGACGACGCGGACCGCGGGAACGCCTGCATGAAGTACATCTCGGGAACACAGGGGTTGGGCCATCTCACGTACCAGTTGAGCGAAACGGACGAGAGCAACATCCTGAACCAGACCGTGCCCGAAGTGGAGAAGTACGGCGCGCCGGTGTTTGTGGAGCTGAAGGCCGGCGAAGCCTCGCTCCACTCCGACCTGCTGCTCCACGGGTCCGACGCGAACACCAGCGACCGCCGCCGGTGCGGGCTGACGCTCCGGTACACGCCCGGCGACGTGCGAGCGTACATGGGCTGGCACGACAAGGGCGTGGTCGTTCGCGGCGAAACTCCGGCGCACTGGAACAACCGCGCCCGGCCGAACGAGGAGTAA
- a CDS encoding GNAT family N-acetyltransferase, which produces MEITAQVLTGRWVRLEPLAEEHREGLRGAAADDSIWEHMTVLGSGAGFDGVFNDALALRAAGKRVPFAVRLLSSGELIGCTSYLDPVPQHKRVEIGWTWYRPDQWASAVNPECKLLLLAHAFDTLGLNRVQLLTDFRNTRSQAAIAKLGATREGVLRSHMITRGGRIRDSVLFAITVADWPRVKDGLLARLAAFEKGSS; this is translated from the coding sequence ATGGAGATTACGGCACAAGTTCTTACGGGGCGATGGGTCCGCCTGGAACCGCTCGCGGAGGAGCACCGTGAGGGGCTGCGCGGCGCGGCTGCCGACGACAGTATCTGGGAGCACATGACCGTGCTCGGTAGCGGCGCGGGCTTCGACGGCGTGTTCAACGACGCCCTCGCGCTGCGCGCCGCCGGCAAGCGCGTCCCGTTTGCCGTTCGACTGCTTTCCAGTGGGGAACTGATCGGCTGCACGAGCTACCTGGACCCGGTTCCGCAACACAAGCGCGTCGAGATCGGGTGGACGTGGTACCGCCCCGATCAGTGGGCCAGCGCGGTGAACCCGGAGTGCAAGCTCCTCCTCCTCGCTCACGCATTCGACACGCTAGGGCTGAACCGCGTGCAGCTCCTCACCGACTTCCGGAACACGCGCTCGCAGGCCGCGATCGCCAAACTCGGGGCCACGCGCGAGGGCGTTCTGCGCTCGCACATGATTACGCGCGGCGGGCGCATCCGTGACAGCGTGCTGTTTGCGATCACTGTCGCGGACTGGCCGCGTGTGAAGGACGGGTTGCTCGCTCGGCTCGCGGCGTTCGAGAAGGGGTCGTCGTGA
- a CDS encoding DUF1003 domain-containing protein, whose amino-acid sequence MQPQFPDRYAHDHPPVRNVNEVVTADLSWGAWAADRVAGVVGSWWFIGTQSALLLSWAALNAVAWMEHWDPYPFILMNLFLSLQAAYTAPMIMMSQNRVAAMDRVRAQNDYEINLKAEEEIRVVLEHLEAQSVLLRQLQQEVREMRAQLGKPEK is encoded by the coding sequence ATGCAACCGCAGTTCCCCGACCGGTACGCGCACGATCACCCGCCCGTGCGCAACGTGAACGAGGTCGTCACCGCGGACCTTTCGTGGGGCGCGTGGGCCGCCGATCGCGTGGCCGGCGTGGTCGGGTCGTGGTGGTTCATCGGCACCCAGTCGGCACTGCTCCTGTCGTGGGCGGCGCTGAACGCGGTCGCGTGGATGGAACACTGGGACCCGTACCCGTTCATCCTGATGAATCTGTTCCTCTCGCTCCAGGCCGCGTACACGGCGCCGATGATTATGATGAGCCAGAACCGCGTCGCCGCAATGGACCGCGTGCGCGCCCAGAACGATTATGAGATCAACCTGAAGGCCGAGGAGGAGATCCGCGTCGTGTTGGAGCACCTGGAGGCTCAGAGTGTGCTCCTGCGACAATTACAGCAGGAAGTGCGCGAGATGCGGGCGCAACTCGGGAAGCCCGAAAAGTAA
- the rbsK gene encoding ribokinase, protein MSPPKICVVGSANLDLNTYTNRLPVPGETLHAHRFTMGYGGKGANQAVMAARLGADVVLVARVGNDLFGRDMLAHLRTEGIDTRRVTSTDGVPTGTAVITVDDAGRNTIAVTPGANGLLAPADVDAARSAIESARVLVCQQEVPIETNLAAMRLAVEAGVPVVFNPAPASTTIPAEAYRLSTVFCPNEHEAAVLTGKPVESPEEAEAAARELMARGAHNVVVTLGARGCVVVTARDVTALPAPAVEAVDTTGAGDAFIGSLAFFLARGDDLMTAAQRANRIAAISVQSPGTQTSFPRAADLPADLVE, encoded by the coding sequence ATGTCCCCTCCCAAGATTTGCGTTGTCGGTTCCGCGAACCTGGACCTGAACACCTACACGAACCGGCTCCCCGTGCCGGGAGAAACGCTCCACGCCCACCGGTTCACGATGGGGTACGGCGGCAAGGGCGCGAACCAGGCGGTGATGGCCGCGCGCCTCGGGGCGGACGTTGTGCTCGTTGCGCGCGTCGGGAACGATCTGTTCGGCCGCGACATGCTCGCGCACCTCCGCACCGAGGGCATTGATACCCGTCGCGTCACTTCAACGGACGGTGTTCCCACCGGTACGGCCGTCATCACAGTCGACGACGCGGGGCGCAACACGATCGCCGTGACGCCCGGGGCCAACGGGCTGCTCGCCCCGGCCGATGTGGACGCGGCCCGTAGCGCGATCGAATCGGCCCGGGTACTCGTGTGTCAGCAGGAGGTGCCGATCGAAACGAACCTGGCCGCGATGCGGCTCGCGGTCGAGGCCGGTGTGCCCGTCGTGTTTAATCCGGCCCCGGCCAGCACGACGATACCCGCCGAGGCGTACCGGCTCTCGACGGTGTTTTGCCCCAACGAACACGAGGCGGCCGTTCTCACGGGTAAGCCCGTTGAATCACCGGAAGAAGCCGAAGCCGCTGCCCGGGAGCTGATGGCGCGCGGCGCGCACAATGTCGTCGTGACACTCGGCGCACGCGGGTGCGTGGTCGTGACGGCCCGTGATGTCACCGCGCTCCCGGCGCCCGCGGTCGAAGCGGTGGACACCACCGGTGCCGGGGACGCCTTTATCGGCAGCCTCGCGTTTTTCCTGGCGCGAGGAGATGATCTGATGACCGCGGCGCAGCGCGCGAACCGGATCGCGGCAATCAGTGTGCAATCTCCAGGAACGCAGACGAGTTTCCCGCGTGCGGCAGATTTGCCCGCCGACCTGGTGGAATGA
- a CDS encoding sigma-70 family RNA polymerase sigma factor produces the protein MSQIEFRQAAVRLLRADLQPPQLTDAELLARFAATRDEYAFAELVARHGALVRGTVRRCLRDPHTVEDVCQATFLVLAGKAATVQWGRTVGPWLHATAVRLARKALRRTRSNGSAVSADVPSRAGDPAAAVAWDEVCRALDDELAALPDALRGPLVLCYLQGRTRDEAAHALGCSLAMLKRRLERGRNLLRDRLARRGIALPAAGFGVLATDLTGTAAIDSTVRAAVAFVSHGTASPAVAALVSASRGLQLKVRTLVAVVVGLVACGWAFAALITPVNAEVEMSSDPPAASLASDEKPRADAPGDPLPPAAIARLGSTRLRAGGCVERMAFSPDGAQLASWSGELHINDSLTIWDTKTGRALRRVDLPGARVEQLVWLADGRGIALIRGSYDDPVPFVWEFTDEKAEKPKLAPRERISRVATVNPNPQDNEHDSCFAVNPDGMTVAIGRAGELDRDREVRLCELKTGVKVDALKPLRAVAVHPASCGKVHFTPNAKTLVVLTRPKHLGNDKFESEILVSVWDTATGDSKAQFKVPTPFGNGNRTAVALSNTTLAIGLEKGDTSLWALTTGKEQKLATGHESKKPGYGHGTYSVAFSPDGKTLATGGHDQVTKVWDVATGKLLHTLTGNHTWVEALAVAPDGKTFASAGQNGLIRLWNFATGADACPQVGHKDAVGGVAFGSDGKTVVTGSRDGTVRWWDSTTGAERRSIAAREGVLGTVLSPDGKAVLVSTYDGKLRTWDAVTERENTPTNLPGAAKFGPLSFAPDGKYLVASSGPNVTVWEWPGMELARTIELPKPTRGVPKDPKIRCESECQVASVSPDGKWLVTVSARYSSRERDGHTFGSISDGVVDLWDFATGQRVRRLVTSQVAYRSGGFTADGLFLLTGAGGTIQLADGRDGESFTGEINLIDPIAGRWVRGFDGPPVPKTVSHRYICSSALAPDGRTLHVSYNTGEIVAFEVATGLLRRTLAGRQGDIPALAVSADGSRMLSGGRDGTAIVWGTTLAGAAPKRGQPLTEGDAEKRWEVIGQSNTEVFTALCELAAAPDRAMALLRKHLKPAPVAPSDAVLDRIFTDLGSEQFATRERATKELAEYGESAVPGVQARLEGKPTAEARARALVFLKSFEKGTLSAARLRQLRAVELLEGWGTPAARKFLAELAAGASGVPLTIDAAAALKRLGQP, from the coding sequence ATGTCTCAAATTGAGTTCCGGCAGGCCGCTGTGCGACTGCTGCGTGCGGACTTGCAACCGCCTCAACTCACTGACGCGGAACTTCTTGCGCGGTTCGCGGCCACACGCGACGAGTATGCGTTTGCGGAGTTGGTCGCGCGGCACGGTGCGCTGGTTCGCGGGACCGTGCGCCGGTGCCTCCGCGACCCGCACACCGTGGAGGACGTGTGCCAGGCGACGTTCCTCGTTCTTGCGGGGAAGGCCGCGACAGTTCAATGGGGGCGCACTGTTGGGCCGTGGCTGCACGCGACCGCGGTGCGGCTCGCCCGCAAAGCGCTCCGGCGCACGCGATCGAACGGGTCGGCCGTTTCCGCGGATGTTCCTTCACGCGCCGGCGATCCCGCGGCCGCGGTCGCGTGGGACGAAGTGTGCCGCGCGCTCGACGACGAACTGGCCGCGCTACCCGACGCGCTCCGCGGGCCGCTCGTGCTCTGCTACCTCCAGGGGCGGACACGGGACGAAGCGGCCCACGCGCTCGGGTGCTCGCTCGCGATGCTGAAGCGCCGACTGGAGCGCGGGCGGAACCTGCTCCGCGACCGGCTCGCGCGGCGCGGGATCGCGCTCCCCGCCGCCGGTTTCGGGGTGCTCGCGACCGACCTCACGGGTACCGCGGCCATCGACTCCACGGTCCGGGCCGCGGTCGCGTTCGTTTCGCACGGAACGGCTTCACCCGCGGTCGCAGCACTCGTTAGTGCGTCGCGTGGGCTTCAACTGAAGGTCCGAACTCTCGTTGCAGTGGTAGTTGGGTTGGTCGCGTGCGGGTGGGCATTCGCCGCACTCATCACCCCGGTAAACGCGGAGGTCGAAATGTCCAGTGATCCACCCGCGGCCTCCCTCGCGTCGGACGAGAAGCCCCGTGCGGACGCTCCCGGCGATCCCCTTCCGCCCGCAGCGATCGCGCGCCTCGGGAGCACGCGGTTACGCGCTGGGGGCTGCGTCGAGCGGATGGCGTTCTCACCGGACGGGGCACAACTCGCGTCGTGGAGCGGGGAACTTCATATCAACGACTCACTGACCATTTGGGACACCAAAACGGGGCGGGCGCTGCGCCGGGTCGATTTGCCCGGGGCGCGGGTCGAGCAACTCGTGTGGCTCGCGGACGGGCGCGGGATCGCGCTGATTCGTGGCAGTTACGACGATCCGGTGCCGTTCGTTTGGGAGTTCACCGATGAAAAGGCCGAGAAGCCCAAACTCGCGCCGCGAGAAAGGATATCGCGCGTTGCGACCGTGAACCCGAATCCGCAGGACAACGAGCACGACTCCTGTTTCGCTGTCAACCCGGACGGGATGACCGTAGCGATCGGCCGCGCCGGGGAACTCGATCGCGATCGCGAAGTGCGCCTCTGCGAACTGAAGACCGGCGTGAAAGTGGACGCGCTTAAGCCGCTCCGGGCCGTCGCTGTACACCCCGCGTCGTGTGGTAAAGTGCATTTCACCCCGAACGCGAAGACGCTCGTCGTGCTCACGCGCCCCAAGCACCTCGGCAATGATAAGTTCGAGTCCGAGATATTGGTATCGGTTTGGGACACGGCCACCGGAGATTCCAAAGCCCAGTTCAAAGTCCCCACCCCATTCGGGAACGGTAACCGGACCGCGGTCGCCCTCTCGAATACGACTCTCGCGATCGGGCTGGAGAAGGGGGACACCAGTTTGTGGGCACTGACGACGGGTAAGGAACAGAAGTTGGCGACCGGGCACGAGAGCAAGAAGCCGGGGTACGGACACGGTACGTACTCCGTGGCGTTTTCGCCGGACGGCAAAACACTCGCTACCGGCGGGCACGACCAAGTTACGAAGGTCTGGGACGTCGCAACGGGTAAGCTCTTACACACGCTCACGGGGAACCATACCTGGGTCGAGGCGCTGGCCGTGGCACCGGACGGCAAGACCTTCGCGTCTGCGGGGCAGAACGGGCTGATCCGATTGTGGAACTTCGCAACCGGGGCCGATGCGTGCCCACAAGTCGGGCACAAAGACGCTGTTGGTGGCGTCGCCTTTGGTTCGGACGGTAAGACCGTGGTCACCGGTAGTCGGGACGGGACGGTTCGCTGGTGGGATTCCACAACGGGGGCGGAACGGCGCTCGATCGCCGCGCGCGAGGGCGTTTTGGGGACTGTTCTCAGCCCGGACGGGAAGGCCGTACTGGTTTCGACCTACGACGGGAAACTCCGAACGTGGGACGCCGTGACGGAGCGAGAGAACACGCCCACGAACCTACCGGGGGCGGCGAAATTCGGTCCGCTTTCTTTCGCACCCGACGGAAAGTATCTGGTTGCTTCGTCCGGGCCGAACGTCACGGTCTGGGAGTGGCCCGGAATGGAACTCGCGCGAACGATCGAACTCCCGAAACCAACAAGGGGCGTTCCTAAAGACCCGAAGATTCGTTGCGAGAGCGAGTGCCAAGTTGCGTCCGTTTCGCCCGACGGGAAGTGGCTCGTCACGGTATCCGCTCGCTACAGCTCGCGCGAACGGGACGGCCACACCTTCGGATCGATTTCGGACGGAGTCGTTGATTTGTGGGATTTTGCCACGGGACAGCGCGTGCGTCGGCTGGTGACATCTCAAGTCGCGTACCGTTCGGGAGGGTTCACGGCCGACGGCCTGTTTCTGTTGACCGGTGCCGGGGGAACGATTCAGCTCGCGGACGGGCGCGACGGAGAATCATTCACGGGCGAAATCAATCTCATCGACCCGATTGCCGGGCGCTGGGTGCGGGGATTCGACGGCCCGCCGGTGCCGAAAACAGTGTCGCACCGGTACATCTGTTCCTCGGCACTCGCTCCGGACGGCCGGACGCTCCACGTTTCCTACAACACGGGCGAGATCGTCGCGTTCGAGGTCGCGACAGGGCTCCTTCGGCGCACGCTGGCCGGGCGCCAGGGGGACATCCCCGCTTTGGCTGTCAGTGCGGACGGGAGCCGAATGCTTTCGGGCGGCCGTGACGGTACCGCGATTGTGTGGGGCACGACCCTGGCCGGCGCCGCGCCCAAACGAGGCCAACCGCTTACCGAGGGCGACGCCGAGAAACGCTGGGAGGTGATCGGCCAATCCAATACCGAGGTGTTCACCGCGCTGTGTGAACTGGCGGCGGCTCCTGATCGCGCGATGGCCCTGCTCCGGAAGCACCTGAAGCCCGCGCCGGTAGCCCCGAGCGACGCGGTTCTGGACCGCATTTTCACCGATCTCGGCAGCGAACAATTTGCTACGCGGGAACGCGCAACGAAGGAACTGGCCGAATACGGTGAATCGGCCGTGCCGGGCGTGCAGGCGCGGCTGGAAGGCAAGCCGACGGCGGAAGCTCGGGCGCGGGCACTCGTGTTCCTGAAGTCGTTCGAGAAGGGAACGCTCTCGGCGGCACGCCTCCGCCAGCTTCGGGCGGTGGAGCTGCTGGAAGGTTGGGGGACGCCCGCGGCGCGGAAGTTTTTAGCTGAACTTGCTGCGGGTGCTTCTGGCGTGCCGCTCACCATTGACGCCGCCGCTGCACTGAAGCGTCTCGGGCAACCGTAG
- a CDS encoding MarR family transcriptional regulator, whose translation MPIRPTSHFDWQVLRTVKRSKKPPVGRTLRLVPNRKTKDGSFLTDLVEEGLLERATGTEADPFEATYTLTEKGKFAAEYGEYEYQVKPRVAEPAPAPKERKSR comes from the coding sequence GTGCCCATCCGACCCACCTCGCACTTCGACTGGCAGGTACTCCGAACCGTCAAACGGAGCAAGAAGCCGCCCGTCGGACGCACCCTGCGCCTGGTCCCGAACCGCAAAACCAAGGACGGCTCGTTCCTGACCGATCTGGTCGAAGAGGGACTGCTCGAGCGCGCGACCGGCACCGAGGCCGATCCGTTCGAGGCGACCTACACGCTGACCGAGAAGGGGAAGTTCGCCGCCGAGTACGGCGAGTACGAGTACCAGGTCAAGCCGCGGGTCGCGGAACCGGCCCCCGCGCCCAAAGAACGGAAGTCGCGGTAG